The Deinococcus sp. Leaf326 DNA window GCCAGGGTCACCAGGCCAAAGAGCCGTTCCAGTCGCGCCGGATCGGTGATCCCGGTCCGTTCCAGATCGAAGCCGCGCGCCTTGAAGCTGCTGAAGGTGCACTCGATCGTCCAGCGGCGTCCATAGAGCTTCCAGGTCTGTCTGACGCCGAAGTCCGTCGCCAGGATCACAAGGTCTCCCGCGGGAGACCTCGTTGCCACGACCCGCAGGAGTTCTCCAAAGACGATGACCCGCTCACCGATCTCCCGGAAGACCCCGGGCGTGATGGTGCTGAACCAGTCTTCTCCGCTCAAGTCGTCGATCAGGTCGCTGTGCCGCAGACGGATGATTCGCCGAATCCCCTGGTGACGAAGAAAGCTGAACCACTCCGCCCCGATGAACTCCCGATCGGCGACGAGGCCCTGCCAGCGGTTCGCTGGCAGCAAGCGGAGCAGGCTGAGAACAACCCACATGCGGGTTCGGGTGGAACTGTTGCCGGTGTGATCGAGGGCCATCCAGACGAGTGGGATGGTGTAGCCCTCAATGACCGCGCCYAGGACAAGGAAATTGATGGGTGACTCGCCATGTTCCCAGGTTGTGCGGTCGAGACTCATGAGGATCTTGCCGRGAGGCAGGTGGGCAATCAACAGGCAGAGGAAGACGTGCAGGGTGAGTTGATCATCTCGGAACGCACGTTCGACACGTCTCTTTTTTGCTGCTGGGGAACTGAGTCCAGGGAGGTGGCTGCTCAGGTCGTGATGATTGACACTCTGGGCGGTGATCAGAGCGAGGAGGACATCGACGACACGCTGAAGCGTGTCGATTCGCAGATGGGGAACCTGGGTTTTGAAGTGGCGAGTGAGTGCGGTAGCCTGATGGAAGGCGGATTCTGGTGCGTTCACACCTCCAGAAGACCGCCTTTCGTCATTTTTGGCGATCCCCAAACCTGTTGAGGCTGTTCAGAACAGGGAAAACTGAAGTTGTCCTCTACTGAGGTCACACCTCCAGAAGACCGCCTTTCGTCATTTTTGGCGATCCCCAAACCTGTTGAGGCTGTTCAGAACAGGGAAAACTGAAGTTGTCCTCTACTGAGCAGGCAACCGCATGACGCGAGCTACATCTTTGACGGCGGGATCGCCGCCATATTGCGCAGCCAACTTCTCCTGGATGTCGGTGAATCGAGCTAGGTCACCGTCGCGGAGTAGCCAGTAGACGTGGTATTTCGCTGGGCTGCTCTCGACGACGATAGACGGCTCTATTGCCCAATTGGTAGGCAAAGGTGCTCCATCCAAGTCGAGCATCTGGGCACGGCAGGTCTGAACGTCCTTCGCTTTGCGGCCAGCGCCATTCGTCTCATTGACTGTGACAAAGATGCCAGCCCCAGCACGATTGAGTTCTTGGAGTCGAGGAAGGTGCTCGTCGTATTCCGAAACATCGAAGTGAATGATCTGAATCAAGTCCGGCCGTTTGGCTTCGGGTGCTTCCTTGAAGGTCTGCACTGTGACACGGGGAGCGGTTTCGGGAGCCAAGGCTCGCAGAAAATCTTCGGTGGATGGTCCCTCGGCGGCGTGTACGTCAGTGGAATCACTGAGTACAGTGAGGGTGGTTGCGTCCTCACTGGCTGACTGGTCGGTGGGGATCATCTTTTACGGTCTCCGTAAATCTGTGCCTGAACCCAACGCTCAAGCTCTTCCTCCGGGATGCGGAAGATGGTGCCCAGTGGACGAACGACCCTGAGCTGACCTGTGTGGATCAGGGCACGAATGGTTTTCGGGTGGACGGCAAGACGCTTGGCCGCCTCTCTGACACTCAAAAGCACAGTAGACATAAGCCTCCTCGAATAGGGGGAATGGGTTGTGTGCAGCGCTAAGGCTGTTGGCGGGGATTAGGCTTGAATGGGCAGTGCCTCTGCTGGACGTGCGGTCTCGTGGGGAGAGCGTCAACTTGTCCCGATCTTGTTCAGCGAAAGCCCATTCAGACGTGCCTTTCCTGGCCTTCAGGTTCCTTTCCGAACCCTCGGGTTTACTCTAAGACCGATTTTCAGATGGCCTGTTTTTTCTCGAAAAAGGCATAGAAGCTGCGGAAATTGCTCTAGTGGGGGTTCTAGAGATGGGGTACGGTTTGGTCCCCGTTCTTTACGGTTTTGCGGTTCAAGGTGAATAATTGAGTGCAGCAGGGCAAAAAGGACACCTGGGCCCGTCACCGCAAGTGAAACGCAAAAGGTCAGGGCGGACCCTGACT harbors:
- a CDS encoding IS4 family transposase, translating into MITAQSVNHHDLSSHLPGLSSPAAKKRRVERAFRDDQLTLHVFLCLLIAHLPXGKILMSLDRTTWEHGESPINFLVLGAVIEGYTIPLVWMALDHTGNSSTRTRMWVVLSLLRLLPANRWQGLVADREFIGAEWFSFLRHQGIRRIIRLRHSDLIDDLSGEDWFSTITPGVFREIGERVIVFGELLRVVATRSPAGDLVILATDFGVRQTWKLYGRRWTIECTFSSFKARGFDLERTGITDPARLERLFGLVTLAWMSCLKLGVWLSQTRPIHILKHGRRAVSTVRHGAQHLNDALRWKPER
- a CDS encoding helix-turn-helix domain-containing protein, whose product is MSTVLLSVREAAKRLAVHPKTIRALIHTGQLRVVRPLGTIFRIPEEELERWVQAQIYGDRKR
- a CDS encoding DNA-primase RepB domain-containing protein; amino-acid sequence: MIPTDQSASEDATTLTVLSDSTDVHAAEGPSTEDFLRALAPETAPRVTVQTFKEAPEAKRPDLIQIIHFDVSEYDEHLPRLQELNRAGAGIFVTVNETNGAGRKAKDVQTCRAQMLDLDGAPLPTNWAIEPSIVVESSPAKYHVYWLLRDGDLARFTDIQEKLAAQYGGDPAVKDVARVMRLPAQ